The DNA sequence CATCTGTTTTTGTTCCTAAAATAGTATTACCATTCAATGCTTTAATAATATCTAGGTCACCGCCGTCAGCATTACCCAAAACACCGTTTGGGTATTGATATACCCCCCTAAGGGTCCAGTTCATGGCTCCGGTTGCTCCGGAAAGGCCTAACTGCTTAATTGTGGCCACATTTTTTGCTGGGTAATAAGTAGATTCCAGTAAAGTTTTGATATTACCGTTTACTACCAGTTTTTCATCTGCCGTGGTTATGCCAATACCAATGTTGCCTCCGCTTCTGTTTAATATGATATTACCCCAGGTTCCTCCCGAAGCTTGAACGCCTTGAAGAAAAGAATATCCGTTTTGAACGGCAGAGATACCCATTTGCAAACTGGTAAATCCACCTGAGTTAACACTTGGATTTCCGATGGTTATTCCTCCTGTACCTTGAGGGTCTACATTTAATGGTCCGTAGGGATTAGTTGTACCGATACCTACATTCCCAGTTGCGGGGAAGTAGTTTTGAGCATAGCTGTTATAGCCTGTCAGCAGAACAGCAAATAAGATTAGGCTAAAAAGTTTCATAATGATTGGGGCTAAAGATTTAATTAAGAATGTATGTTCCGTATCAATCTGTGTTAGATTGGACTTGGTTATTGTGGACTGAATAAATACTAGTGGATTAAAGCCTTTCGGAAGGCAAAGAGTTGGGGTTTTCTTATTATGATAATCTAATCATATCTTGCAGGTTAGGTGTTTCAAATATAATTATTTATCATTCCAAACAAATGCTGCTTATAAAAAATTACATCTAATATTTCAGTTGTTTCTGCCGAGGATTTTAACAAAAAAACCTTAAAATTTGCTTTAGGAGCCTGACATGTACATGGTAAAGTGATAATTCCAACATCTAAAACAAGGTTAGTTTATAAAAAGTAAAAGCCCAACGCTTGGTTGGGCTGGATTATTTTATTTATCTGGCACCACAAGCGGGACGCTTTCGGTAGCATTATGGTCTTATTTCATAATACCAATTATCGCTAAACTTCTTTGAATTATTAAAAAAATTCAACCAGTATGCGCTCAGTCCAATTCGGTCTTTTAAATAAAAACATTTGGTTTTATCATTAAGTTTAAAAGTAATGAACTGCCCGGATGATGGATTGCCCTCAATCGCGACGCTTTTATTATTGTAAAACGAAGGTGTTCTAATGCTATAATATTCGATCAGTACTCTTTCAACATAGTTAACATAGGAGAGAAATAAATCGGGGTCAGAAGTGCTTTTAAATTTATCCTTTAAATAATCTTTTATGTCGTCGCTACATTTTTTAAAAGCAACTTTCTTTGTGGTATCGTTTGCCCCGCGATTGAATACGGGTATAGTTATATATTGTTTGGTTTTCAAATCATATTCTTCGATGTAGTTAAACGAAAGATCATATTGATTTGCATTTTTATCATATTCACTTTTATACCGTCCGCCTATATTTAAATCGTACAATTCTCGAAATTCATTAGTTTTATTAAGCTTATAAAACTGATAACACAGTTCACTTTGATTATAATGAGGTTGCTCGCAATTTATATTTATAGTCAATGCTAAAAAACATAAGGATAAGATACCAACAGCTTTCATTTACTTATATTTTATTTTTCTCCGAAAAACGATATTTTTACAGATCGCCATTTATATTTAAAATAACCGCCAGCATCATTATATCCTTTTAGAATTGCTCTTTGGTCTGCTACCGCATCGCCTGTCCAGGTTCTATTTTCAAACCATCTAATCAAGCTATTCCGGGAAGTACTTCCTTGCCCGTTACTTGTCTTAGCCGACCACCACGCATTTGCGTTAGATGCAATGGCAGTTAATGAACTTGTGAATCCCATTCTGGCCATCGCATAACCCCAAAGGTAATTTCCTGCGTCATCACCATTATAACCAACACCATTGATTACGTACATTGTCCCCTCGTGATTAATGCCATGCCCGGCTCTAAAATCCAAATTACCACTACCATAAAGATTATTTCCGTTACTTTCTTGTAATGTATAACCCCACCTCGAAAAAAAACCCTGTTTATCTGCGCCACTGTTCTTCATGAAATTTTCAACATCACTCTGCGACAAAATTTTTAATTTCTCTTTTTTTGTTTTGAGATCCCCTTCATCTAACTTGATGTCATTAAACTCAAACGATTGACCACCAGTAAATGTTTCCTTGCCATCCTTATCTCTCGTTGACTCCTGATTAAAACCGGTCATCTCCTTTTTTCCATTATCTACGGTGAATTGATAAACCCCGTTCTTAAACATCATTAAACTATCCCCATGAACATCAATATTAACTATGGGATTTAAACCTCCATAACTGTAAGGACTAATCCCGTCATATCTTTCAGCAAAAGCATCAATGCTGCCCCACCTGGCAATTACTGCGTCATAGAACCTTGCGCCGTAATCGTACTGCCCCAATTCCTCCTGTAATTCCTTCTTATTATAAAGATACTCATTCTTCGGACTTACAACAGTGCCTCTTGATATCTCCATCCCGAATGGATAATAATCATCCTGCTGTTTGATCGCTGTTGCCGAGTTCTGATCAAAGCTTAATCGCGAGTTGCCCAAATGATCCGTCAGGCTGTATTCATACAGGTAACTGCCTCCGCTGTTGATAGCACGCCCCTCCTCGGTTTGGATAAAAATGATATTGCCGTTTTCATACTGGATACCACTGATATAATCAGTTGTCGTGGCCCCGTTGTTCTTCCGTAGCTTTTGGCCTGCTGCATCGTAGGTATAGCTCAGGTTAAAGCCTGTTGCGGTGATACTCTGTGGTAAGTTCAGCAAGTTATAGGTGATGTTCTTTTGGGTGCGGGCATCGAATTTGACGTTGCCATTGGGATCATATTGGTATGTTCCTGTCGTTAAGCCACTTACCGATTGTAGCTGGTTCCCGGTGTAGACATACGTGTACGCGGCACTTTGACGGGTTAAATGCTGGATGTTTCCTGCCAGATCATAATCTATACCTTGTTCGCTATAGCCTTCATTCGAGATACCTGCCGTTAGCCTGTTCAGTGCATCATAGCTATAGTTATACGTTTTATTTGCCCCGTTCTGTACCTGCCAGGTCTGGTTGCTGATATTGCCATTAAATGGAGCAGCATTACCATTATTATAAATTAACTGCATGGCAAACAAGGGGGCACTGTTGCCTGTTAACCAACCCCTCTCGTTATATGTATAAGCGATATTTTGCAGGAATGGCGCTGCTCCTGAGGCCCCGTGCAGATGTTTGGTCTGCACCTGGCCGATTTCGTTATAATCGGTTTGACTTAACAGTATATTCGGGCCTCCTCCAATTTGTTCTTTGATCTGGATCTTACGGCCCATATGATCGTAAACATAGGTATTGCCTATCGTTACGGCTTTTACTGCGGCTGTATTGCCGGCATTTTTAGTATAATGATCCCGTTTGCTGTCTGTCAGTTCACTGGTAATATTATTGTAGGTATTGGTGATCTGGTCATAATTATAGGGGCTGGCTACGCCACCCAGGTAGTGTTGTTTAAACAATTGTGTTTCCCGCCCCTTATCGTCATAATAATGTACCATCCACAGATAATCTGAGGGGTTGTTTAGTACCGCGGTTTTACTTGCTGTTAACAGTCCTTTGGTCATCGTGCTTACGCCGCTGCTTACCAGGTAACCAGCTGGCAGACCCGGCATATTGTTATAGTCATCATAATAATTTACCTGCAGTACCGTTCCCCTGGGGTCTATATTACTATAACCTGTCGGTGTAGTGCCATCCGGGCTTAGCCATAGTGTGGTCTGGGCATTGGCCCAACTGATCAGCCAGTTCTTCAGGGTATGATCTGGTTTGCTTTGGTTAGTGTCCCCATTACTTCCCGAGGCTCCGGCTGAATTCCACAATCCGCTGACCACCACTCGTCCCATCGCGTCATATTGGGTGTAAGTCCATATCTGTGGGGTTTGGTTTCGTTGGTTGGCATCCTGGGTAAAAATCACCTGGTCTAGTTTATTGTATATTATGAACTCCCAACCTTTTCCTGGTAACTTTTTCTCTGTCAGTCGGTTTCGTTCATCGTAACGATATTGATAGCATAGATTATCCAGTGTAGTTTGATTAGCAGTACTGGTAATGCCTGCATCGGCGCCGCTGTTTGGTGGCAGTACAAAGGCTAGGTTACCCCGATCGTCATATATATAATAGGTCGACAATACTTGTACCGTAGTACCCACCTGATTAAATGTTCGTTTTAGCACCACATGTCCTTCTTTATCTTTATATTCTTCAGTGGTTCCGACCTTACCGCTCACCCAGTTCTCATCTTTATTGATGGTCACATACAACTGACCGGTGGTATAGTTTCCATTGGCTCCGGCTGTCCAGTTGAGGGTCCGGCTCTGGTCGCTGTTGATCGTAACTGTATACAGGGCTACCAGGTAGCTGTTGTTTACATCGCTCAGGGCTGTGGTGTTATTGGTTGTATAATCTACTTTATTCGTATGTCCGCTGGTACCGTTGGGTTGCCAAACTGCTCCGGGAGCGCCCTGTTCTACTATCCGGTTCAGGGGTGAAGGTTCAAAGTTCGTAATAGCATACGGCGCCGTATTTATTGATACACCTGAAGTTGATGGAGGGCTATTATAAAAAGTGCCCTGGTCACTGATCGCCGTACTTTTATAACTTCCGTCTGCCGTACCCTGCGCTGCATAAGGCAGGTATTTTTGTACTTCCCGTCCGAACTGGTCATAGACTACGGGTTGTACCATATCTTTATTCGCCGTACTACCTTTTACCTGAACCGTTTGCAAGGGCCTGCCCAATCCATCGAAATATTGTACCGTCTGCATCAGGTCACAGCTGGTCCTGTTTGCAAAATCTCCTGAGTTCGGTGTTGAACCCACCGTTTTCATGCCGCCAACTCTCGGTACACTGGTTACGATATAATTTTGGTCCTGGTTGAAACTGTTCAATAGTGGCTGACAATCCGGGTTGGCTATATACAGGCTCAGGCTGCTGCCTGCTGCTGCGGTAAAACTAAAATTCGGACTCAACGTAATGCCGCTGTAACTGAAGTAAGAACCCGCCGTTGGTGTTCCCGTCATTGGAGCTGTTACCTGGATAGGTGTCTGTGCACCGGCATTTATTACCCCAAGCCATAAACTAAGGGCTATTGTAAGTCTTTTTATAATTTTCATCGTGATAATGTCTTGTAGGTTATCCCTTTTGTTATTGCCCCTGGTAATGATAGTCCATGCGTTTCACGATATTCCCGTCTTTGTCTTTCATATTCATCAACCGTTGGAAATTATCATATTCATAGGTCGTGATTTCTCCTTTCGCATCTGTCATACTCGTCATGCCGACCAATGGGTCATATGTATAGGTCGTCATCTGGGCATTAGCAGGATAAAAACGAATATCATCTATCTGTGCATTTAAGCTGATGGTGTAGGTATTGCCACTTACAGTAATAGGCATTTTTACAAATGACCAGGCACCGGACACTTTCTGCCAATAAGATAAAGTATAGTTCCCGGCGTCTAGTCCGGTCAGAGCCTTGGAATAGGCACTAAGATGACTATAATGCCCAGTCTTACTATCATTCAGTCCACTATTGCCATTACCCTCTTCAAAACTGTCATAAAAAATATTATTATTTTCCGTATTAGTTGCCGCAGCTACGGGATATTGGCCATTATAACCCCACTGATAGGCTAAATGCACGCCATTTGTTTTATACTGACTTAATAAATTACCATAACTATCATAGTTATTTTCTGTTAATCGGGGATTATAATGGGAATCAGGTGTAAAAGTAGTTGGACTTGTATAATTGCCGTATGAATAATTAAACCCGGTTGAATTGATTGGCTGATTGCTTTCCAACATCTGCACCTGATCCAACAATCCTTTTCCACCGGCCTTGTAAGTTTTTATTGTTCCATCTAAAATGGTTTTACTTCCGCTTCCGTCAATTTGGTATTTTACGGCTTCAATCGGGGTTGAAACAATATTGGCAGCGACCATATCATTAATAAATGTCGTGCCCGGAAGATAGTCCTGAGAATAGGTATAGCTGGTACCGAAAGTATTGCCATTGCTTTTTGTCAATTCCGATGCTGTAACATTGCGATGAGCAGGGTTATTATAATAATAGCGATTGTTTGAAATTGTTGCATTTTGGTTCCGGTCATATAAAGTATCTGCTTCAGCAGTTTTTACTACCCAGTAGGACGGCATCTTATAATATCGTAAAAAACTTTTTATGGCAGAGGTCAGCGTAGGGAGATAATCCGTAATACCATACCCTGGAAGAAGAGGGGTTCTTGTTAAACCTGTTAGACTGGTAGTCTGATAGAGTTGAAGTTGATATTGATACCCAGTTTTTTCAATCACCTGGCCAGCGGCGTTATAAATGATTTTTTCTTCCAATTTTCCATTCAACGGATCATGAATAGACGGTACATTCATCATATAATGTGAATCAACTACATCATCAGTGTTGTGGTAGTAATATTCCGTTTTACCATTTTCACCGTTTGCCCCTTCCAATTCTGTTACTTTACTATAGCCAATTACACCGATATTAGAATTTAAGCCAGGCGTTACAAAGGAGTTTGCCAAACGACATAAATAAGCAAAGTCGGGGAGGATAAAATCATACAGCTGTGGAGAGGTTAAACGCCCGGATGAGGTACCATCAGCCTTAGTATATAGAATCTTTTTAAAACTGGCTATGCTGTTGCTATTCTGATAATTGGTAATTGAGCTTATTCGCAAGCCTCCTCCCTTTTGCTTGGCGACAGGCACCTTGTGGTTCCAACTGGCAGAAATAGATGTGGTAACGCCTGTTATATTTCTTACATCCATGGTGTAATGCCCGGGAGTTAGGACAAGCGTTGTCGTTTGCGGGTGGGAATAAAAGGAACCTTGAGGTTGCATTGTAGTTTCAGAAAATTGATAAATCGGGGTGCCGTCTTTATATATATGAGAGTAATCTCCTACATAACTTACATCGCCTTGTTCCTTAAAATTACTTTGGAATATTACCCCCACCGTATCAATAGGTGCAATATCAAAACTAACCGTATAAGTAGAAGTTATGGAATTAGCAATAGCATATTGTGCTTGCAAAGAATATTGATCATCCCCCTTTAAATTCGCATAATCATTAAGTTCATACGTAAAACTGGAACTACCACCGGTAGGATAAGTTATTGATGATAAAATGCCGCATAATAAATCACTGTCTACTGGATCCGGTTTCCGGTTTGCACCAGGAAAGCTTTGAAAAACATTGCCAGAAATAATTACTTTGGGTGGCAGTAATGTAGTATTTGTTGTTTGCCCGTTATAATATCCCCAGTGATCTGTGGCTTTTGAAAATTTATAGGGAATATTATTAGGGTTAAAATAAGTAAGGGAATAAGGCGGCTTTGTTTTTCCATCGTTACCTGTTTCCACAACGGATTGTAAAGCGAGCCTTCTCCGATTGGTATAATCATTAGAGAGTGTTGTTGTTGCAGGGGATAAAAAATCGATATAATTAAGTGTATATTTTTTAATCAGGTTATTCTGGTTGTCATTTATAACAATTTCAGAGAGCTTTTGCGGTTTGCCTGTACCAATATATTCTATATCATCCCTATCGGTTGTGTTAAAAGTAATGCTTCCATTAGCAAAGGTGATTTGCTTTAAATTTACATCCTGAATGACTTGCTGGGATGCCGAGTATTGATGATAGACAGCCTGAGGGTTAGGACCGACGCCAAAAGCATTGACAAAACCAAATAAAGCATTCATGGCATCATATTCTTGCTCAGACTTGCTGATTAAACTTTTACTCTGACTTGGCTTTTGATAGGTAAACTGAACAATTTCGCCAGTAGGTGCAACTATTTGATCAAGGTACCAGGATGTGGTTAAGTTGTTGCTGCTACTGGAATTATCGCCTATTAATAGATCATCAGCACTTTCATAGCCTTTGGAATAGACATTAAAATCCTGTGCTTTTTCCTGAGTACCCAAATAATATTTGTAGCCCATAGGATCTGTAGCTACCCAACTATCCGTGGATTGAACATATACTAATTTTATACCATTCTGTTGATCCAGGTATATCGGCGAGCCGTCTGCCAATTTACCCAGGCAGAATTTTCCGGTATAGTTGCCAAAATTATAATTAAAGACATCCGGATCCGTATCCGTATATCCTTGGTAAAAACTAGAAAAATAAGTTTGATCATAAGAATTCAGCACGTTACCATCTGAACCCAACAGGTCTGTTACGGGTGGTATTGCTCCTGCATTATAATACCCGGTAAAGGAAGACCCTGTTCCAAACAGGTCATCTTTACCTCTGACAGTTTTGGTTATCACTCCGCCACAAGATAAGGACCAGCCGAGTCCTACCCAACTGGCGTTATCCGCAACTTTTACTCCTGTTGAATAATACTGTAGACCAATAGATAAAGCGTTACTACTAGTTTTGATGTCATAAAGGGGAATGGATACTCCAACTGTTCCCGAATAATAATTTACAGGATTGTTGGCATAAGTTCCAAGCGACGCAGCTGTAGGTGATGGGGAAATTACTTTTAATGGGTCATAAGGGTCTTGCCCGTTTGCTGTTGCCGTGATTAAGGATAGAATAAAGCCAAGAAAACAACTGGTAATTTTGTATATTTTTAAAGTATCTTTTTGTTTCATTATTGTTTAATTTTAATAGAATAACAGTATCAGTAGCTCCAATAGATTAGCGCTGTATTATTTGGAATGTTTCTGCAATAATATCTTTACCTGTTTTTCGAGTTCATCTATACGGTTTTCTTGTTGTTTAGCAGTTTGGCCCTGAGTGATTATTTTCTCATTCTGTTCTTTATTTTTTTTATGCTCATCAATTAAATACAGAGTCAACTCCTCCACCTTCTTCATCAATAATTTATTCATTTCGCCCAAGTTCAATCCTTCTTTAGCTATTTGCTGTTCGGAAGGAACTTCTGGTAAATGTTGGTTTTGATCGATGTAAGCTTTTACTTCTTGAAGTGAGGGTAATTGGTAGTCTTTTTTGAAAACATAATCGGGCCATGCTGAATTCAATTTCACTGTCATAGAGGTTGCAACGGCGCTCCCATTAACGGAAAAGCTATAGCCTGGAGGTAAACTTGTTGTTCCTATGCTAATTCCGTTATTAAAAACGGAAGACCCATTTACAGCAAGTCCATTTGTCCCAATTTTAACATCGAATTTTTTCCCAGGTACAGGATCAGCATAGATTCCCGATGAAAAATGGGACTCTGATCCCACTCCAAAAATACCTCCCGATACATCGAGGTTTGTTTGGGGCGAAGAGGTGCCAATACCAACATTTCCAGTATTGATGTTATAGATATTGTTCCCATTAGTTACCCATTGGGCGTGTACTAATGAAGAAAAACTTAAAACTAGAGATAGTGAAAAGAATAATTTTTTCATGGTATAAGGGATCTTAAGTTTGCTCAAGAATATACGTTCAGGATCAAT is a window from the Mucilaginibacter inviolabilis genome containing:
- a CDS encoding DUF6443 domain-containing protein; its protein translation is MKIIKRLTIALSLWLGVINAGAQTPIQVTAPMTGTPTAGSYFSYSGITLSPNFSFTAAAGSSLSLYIANPDCQPLLNSFNQDQNYIVTSVPRVGGMKTVGSTPNSGDFANRTSCDLMQTVQYFDGLGRPLQTVQVKGSTANKDMVQPVVYDQFGREVQKYLPYAAQGTADGSYKSTAISDQGTFYNSPPSTSGVSINTAPYAITNFEPSPLNRIVEQGAPGAVWQPNGTSGHTNKVDYTTNNTTALSDVNNSYLVALYTVTINSDQSRTLNWTAGANGNYTTGQLYVTINKDENWVSGKVGTTEEYKDKEGHVVLKRTFNQVGTTVQVLSTYYIYDDRGNLAFVLPPNSGADAGITSTANQTTLDNLCYQYRYDERNRLTEKKLPGKGWEFIIYNKLDQVIFTQDANQRNQTPQIWTYTQYDAMGRVVVSGLWNSAGASGSNGDTNQSKPDHTLKNWLISWANAQTTLWLSPDGTTPTGYSNIDPRGTVLQVNYYDDYNNMPGLPAGYLVSSGVSTMTKGLLTASKTAVLNNPSDYLWMVHYYDDKGRETQLFKQHYLGGVASPYNYDQITNTYNNITSELTDSKRDHYTKNAGNTAAVKAVTIGNTYVYDHMGRKIQIKEQIGGGPNILLSQTDYNEIGQVQTKHLHGASGAAPFLQNIAYTYNERGWLTGNSAPLFAMQLIYNNGNAAPFNGNISNQTWQVQNGANKTYNYSYDALNRLTAGISNEGYSEQGIDYDLAGNIQHLTRQSAAYTYVYTGNQLQSVSGLTTGTYQYDPNGNVKFDARTQKNITYNLLNLPQSITATGFNLSYTYDAAGQKLRKNNGATTTDYISGIQYENGNIIFIQTEEGRAINSGGSYLYEYSLTDHLGNSRLSFDQNSATAIKQQDDYYPFGMEISRGTVVSPKNEYLYNKKELQEELGQYDYGARFYDAVIARWGSIDAFAERYDGISPYSYGGLNPIVNIDVHGDSLMMFKNGVYQFTVDNGKKEMTGFNQESTRDKDGKETFTGGQSFEFNDIKLDEGDLKTKKEKLKILSQSDVENFMKNSGADKQGFFSRWGYTLQESNGNNLYGSGNLDFRAGHGINHEGTMYVINGVGYNGDDAGNYLWGYAMARMGFTSSLTAIASNANAWWSAKTSNGQGSTSRNSLIRWFENRTWTGDAVADQRAILKGYNDAGGYFKYKWRSVKISFFGEK